One Mycolicibacterium sarraceniae genomic window carries:
- a CDS encoding TetR family transcriptional regulator, which yields MSDPVARESTRRRLSAKQAATVDRLGRAAVDVLSREGFAGLTIRMVAAEAGVGAATAYTYFSSKEHLVAEVFWRRLASTPVPPDDSPDPIERVVGVLRHIALLVADEPELAGAVTTALLGKDPDVEHLRFRIGREIHQRLISALGAQCDSNVVESLEQLYAGALVRAGMGYASYTEIASRLEASARLLLT from the coding sequence GTGTCTGATCCGGTAGCTCGGGAATCGACGCGCCGTCGATTGTCAGCGAAACAGGCCGCCACCGTCGACCGGTTGGGTCGCGCCGCTGTCGATGTGCTGAGCCGAGAAGGATTCGCCGGCCTGACGATCCGGATGGTGGCCGCCGAGGCCGGTGTCGGCGCGGCAACCGCCTACACATATTTCTCGTCCAAAGAGCATCTGGTCGCCGAGGTGTTCTGGCGTCGGCTGGCCTCGACACCAGTGCCACCCGACGACTCCCCGGACCCCATCGAGCGCGTGGTGGGTGTGCTGCGGCACATCGCGCTGTTGGTCGCCGATGAGCCGGAACTCGCTGGCGCGGTGACAACCGCGCTACTCGGCAAGGATCCCGATGTCGAGCACCTGCGCTTCCGCATCGGTCGCGAAATCCATCAGCGATTGATTTCCGCCCTTGGCGCGCAATGCGATTCGAACGTTGTCGAATCGCTCGAACAGCTCTATGCCGGCGCGCTGGTGCGGGCCGGCATGGGATACGCCTCCTACACCGAGATCGCCAGCAGGCTGGAAGCGTCCGCCCGCCTGCTGCTGACCTGA
- a CDS encoding class I SAM-dependent methyltransferase, whose protein sequence is MSRTDTTRAAQTSRLFELAEQVVGFMPADEGRALHDAGLRYLDAGVAVEIGTYCGKSTVMLGAAAAATDSVLYTVDHHHGSEEHQAGWEFHDTTMVDPVSGRFDTLPTFRRTLDAAGLDDTIVAVVGKSPVVARGWQTPLQLLFIDGGHSETAAQQDLAGWAKWVAAGGALVIHDVFPDPRDGGRPPYNIYCRALESGHFTEVASLGSLRVLERTAGSAGVDPLSA, encoded by the coding sequence ATGAGCCGCACCGACACTACCCGCGCAGCGCAAACTTCTCGTCTTTTCGAATTGGCTGAGCAGGTTGTGGGCTTTATGCCCGCTGACGAGGGGCGTGCGCTCCACGACGCGGGCCTGCGCTACCTGGACGCCGGGGTCGCCGTCGAAATCGGTACATACTGCGGCAAGTCCACCGTCATGCTGGGCGCCGCCGCGGCGGCGACCGACAGTGTGCTCTACACCGTCGACCACCATCACGGATCCGAAGAGCACCAGGCGGGCTGGGAATTCCACGACACGACCATGGTCGACCCGGTCAGCGGCCGGTTCGACACACTGCCCACCTTCCGCCGCACCTTGGACGCCGCCGGCCTGGACGACACGATCGTCGCGGTGGTCGGCAAATCGCCGGTCGTGGCTCGCGGCTGGCAGACCCCGCTGCAGTTGTTGTTCATCGATGGCGGGCATAGCGAGACCGCCGCACAGCAGGACCTCGCGGGCTGGGCCAAATGGGTTGCCGCCGGCGGCGCTCTGGTCATCCATGACGTCTTCCCGGATCCCCGCGACGGAGGCCGGCCGCCCTACAACATCTATTGCCGCGCCTTGGAATCCGGTCATTTCACCGAGGTTGCCAGCCTGGGTTCGCTGCGGGTGCTGGAGCGCACTGCCGGATCGGCAGGCGTGGATCCGCTCAGCGCCTGA
- a CDS encoding GntP family permease, translating to MNLNATLLAEAPKLVTPVAPGWQLILAFVAGIAVIVVLITLLHLHPFLALIFGALTVGIVAGENLEKVLKSFTDGFGSTAASVGILIALGAMFAKLLADSGGADEIVDTIVGHASPRALPWAMALVGAIIGLPMFFEIGLVLLMPVIYLVSRRSQLSLITVGIPALAGLSAMHGFVPPHPGPLTAISLLHADLGLTLALGVAVAIPTIIVAGPLFGKLAGRWVVVEAPDTFGSGSAALGPEGEVVPDQNRGARRPSFGVTLFSVLLPVVLMLGKALVDIFIDDENQWFRITFDVLGTPLVALLIAVIVGIFTLGRGAGMSRSAVMKCVESGLPPVAGIILIVAAGGGFKQVLVDSGIGTLLADWAKSANISVILLAWVLAVLIRLATGSATVATITASALVLQLVEGLSTGQVSLVVLAVGAGSLFFSHVNDAGFWLVNQYFRITVGQTIKTWSLMETVLSVTGLGVVMLLSLMI from the coding sequence ATGAACCTGAACGCCACTCTGTTGGCCGAAGCCCCGAAGTTAGTGACACCGGTCGCTCCCGGCTGGCAGCTCATCCTCGCCTTCGTCGCGGGTATCGCGGTGATCGTCGTCCTCATCACACTGCTCCATCTGCATCCGTTCCTCGCGTTGATCTTTGGCGCACTGACGGTCGGAATCGTCGCCGGGGAAAACCTGGAGAAGGTGCTGAAATCGTTCACCGACGGTTTCGGTAGCACCGCTGCGAGCGTCGGCATCCTGATCGCGCTGGGCGCGATGTTCGCCAAGCTCCTCGCCGATTCCGGTGGTGCGGACGAGATCGTCGATACGATCGTCGGGCATGCCTCACCACGGGCCTTGCCGTGGGCGATGGCTCTGGTCGGCGCCATCATCGGTCTGCCGATGTTCTTCGAGATCGGCCTGGTTCTGTTGATGCCGGTCATCTACCTGGTGTCGCGACGCTCCCAGCTCTCACTGATCACGGTCGGAATCCCCGCGCTGGCAGGGCTTTCCGCGATGCACGGTTTCGTACCGCCGCACCCGGGACCGCTTACCGCGATCAGCTTGCTGCATGCCGACCTGGGGCTGACGCTGGCTCTTGGTGTCGCGGTGGCGATTCCGACGATCATCGTGGCCGGCCCGTTGTTCGGGAAGCTGGCCGGACGTTGGGTCGTCGTGGAGGCGCCCGACACGTTCGGTTCCGGCTCAGCCGCGCTCGGACCCGAGGGTGAAGTGGTTCCTGACCAGAACCGCGGTGCCCGCCGGCCCTCCTTCGGAGTGACGTTGTTCAGCGTTCTGCTACCCGTCGTGCTGATGCTGGGCAAGGCGCTTGTCGACATTTTCATCGACGACGAGAACCAATGGTTCCGAATCACTTTCGACGTCCTCGGCACCCCGCTGGTGGCCCTGCTGATCGCGGTCATCGTCGGGATCTTCACCCTCGGACGCGGCGCAGGCATGTCGCGGTCCGCAGTGATGAAATGTGTGGAGTCGGGCCTGCCCCCGGTGGCCGGCATCATCCTGATCGTCGCCGCGGGCGGCGGCTTCAAGCAGGTCCTTGTCGACAGTGGCATCGGAACGCTGTTGGCCGACTGGGCCAAGAGCGCCAACATCTCCGTAATCCTGCTGGCCTGGGTGCTCGCCGTGCTGATCCGGCTGGCGACCGGCTCCGCGACGGTGGCCACCATCACCGCCTCGGCACTGGTGCTCCAGCTGGTGGAGGGCCTCAGCACCGGCCAGGTATCACTGGTCGTCCTTGCCGTCGGAGCCGGCTCGCTGTTCTTTTCCCACGTCAACGACGCCGGATTCTGGTTGGTCAACCAGTACTTCCGGATCACGGTGGGTCAGACCATCAAGACCTGGTCCCTGATGGAGACGGTCTTGTCGGTGACGGGTCTGGGCGTCGTGATGCTGCTCAGTCTGATGATCTGA
- a CDS encoding prenyltransferase, protein MTRRSDLEGVPGVARILTPQQCRQTAESIAAVQESSGEIPWSETGHTDVWDHVECAMALTAAGLHEPARAAYEWCRREQRADGSWPIQYRRGVIEDANSDSNFCAYIAAGVWHHFLVTGDAGFAEHMWPTVRGGIDFVLGLQAGTGEIYWAQGPSGVLPEALLTGCASIYHSLRCAVALAERLDDPQPEWEVALGRLGHAIAEHPDAFTEKPHHSMDWYYPILGGALRGSAATARIAQRWDDFVVDGLGIRCVDDRPWVTGAETCEFVMALDAMGDRRRAVNQFAAMQHLREQDGSYWTGLVFADGKRWPVERTTWTAAAVILAADALSATTGGSDIFRAAGLPRGLEGDYDCECVRR, encoded by the coding sequence ATGACTCGCCGGTCTGATCTCGAGGGTGTGCCGGGCGTCGCCCGCATCCTCACGCCGCAGCAATGCCGCCAGACGGCGGAGTCCATTGCGGCCGTGCAGGAATCCTCGGGCGAAATCCCGTGGTCGGAGACTGGGCACACCGATGTGTGGGATCACGTCGAATGCGCCATGGCCCTGACCGCAGCGGGTCTGCATGAACCCGCCCGCGCGGCCTACGAATGGTGCCGCCGCGAGCAGCGTGCCGATGGCTCCTGGCCCATCCAGTACCGCCGCGGCGTGATCGAAGATGCCAATAGCGACAGCAACTTCTGCGCCTACATCGCCGCCGGGGTGTGGCATCACTTCCTGGTGACCGGCGATGCGGGGTTCGCCGAGCACATGTGGCCCACGGTTCGCGGCGGTATCGACTTCGTCCTCGGCCTGCAGGCCGGCACGGGTGAAATCTATTGGGCACAAGGGCCGTCCGGCGTTCTTCCGGAGGCGCTTCTGACCGGCTGCGCCAGTATCTATCACAGTCTTCGTTGTGCGGTGGCGCTGGCCGAGCGCCTCGATGATCCGCAGCCCGAATGGGAAGTTGCGCTGGGCCGGCTCGGCCACGCGATCGCCGAACACCCCGACGCCTTCACCGAGAAGCCACACCACTCGATGGACTGGTACTACCCGATTCTGGGTGGTGCGTTGCGCGGCTCGGCCGCAACCGCCCGAATCGCCCAGCGCTGGGACGATTTCGTGGTCGACGGGCTGGGCATCCGCTGCGTCGACGATCGGCCGTGGGTGACCGGGGCCGAAACATGCGAATTCGTCATGGCATTGGACGCGATGGGCGACCGGCGGAGGGCGGTCAATCAGTTCGCCGCGATGCAGCACCTGCGCGAGCAGGACGGCTCCTACTGGACCGGGCTGGTATTCGCCGACGGCAAGCGCTGGCCCGTCGAGCGGACCACCTGGACCGCGGCGGCGGTGATCCTTGCCGCCGACGCGTTGTCCGCGACCACCGGAGGCAGCGACATCTTCCGTGCCGCCGGTCTGCCGCGCGGCCTGGAAGGCGACTACGACTGTGAATGCGTCAGGCGCTGA
- a CDS encoding DoxX family protein translates to MLIRRVARPMLAAVFIGQGFEALRSPKPAAEAARPALEGLQKLPEPVGSGVPSDPETLARITAAVQIGGGLLLASGRLPRLASAALAVCVIPANLGAHMFWDESDQQLKAEKRRAFLTDLSLLGGLIIASADTAGKPSLGWRGRRAARKVSEAVSAGLPGSSHGLLDSELLDKVGPKVGHGLQVGAERGRELAVAAGERSAPLLETARKRGAEFAEIARERGAELADVASERSAEFAEMARKRGAEFAEVARDQGGELIDTTRSRAQKANKQATKQAKKLARR, encoded by the coding sequence ATGTTGATTCGCAGAGTTGCCCGGCCTATGTTGGCGGCGGTGTTCATCGGCCAAGGATTCGAAGCGCTGAGAAGCCCGAAGCCGGCAGCTGAAGCCGCCCGGCCGGCTCTCGAAGGGTTACAGAAGCTGCCGGAGCCGGTCGGCTCCGGTGTCCCCAGCGACCCGGAGACACTGGCACGGATCACGGCGGCCGTCCAGATCGGCGGCGGGCTGCTCCTGGCGTCCGGACGACTGCCCCGGCTGGCCTCAGCGGCGTTGGCGGTCTGCGTGATTCCGGCCAATCTCGGTGCGCACATGTTCTGGGACGAGTCCGACCAGCAACTCAAAGCCGAGAAGCGCCGAGCGTTTTTGACCGATCTCAGTCTGCTCGGCGGGCTGATCATCGCCTCGGCCGATACCGCCGGCAAACCATCACTGGGCTGGCGTGGCCGCCGCGCGGCACGCAAGGTGAGCGAAGCCGTCTCGGCCGGATTGCCGGGATCGAGTCATGGCCTGCTGGACAGTGAGCTACTGGACAAGGTGGGCCCCAAGGTCGGCCATGGTCTGCAGGTTGGCGCCGAACGCGGTCGCGAACTGGCAGTGGCCGCTGGTGAGCGCAGTGCCCCGCTGTTGGAAACCGCCCGCAAGCGTGGCGCTGAGTTCGCCGAGATCGCCCGCGAGCGCGGGGCCGAACTGGCCGACGTCGCCAGTGAGCGCAGCGCCGAATTCGCCGAAATGGCCCGCAAGCGCGGGGCCGAATTCGCTGAGGTGGCCAGGGATCAGGGCGGCGAACTGATCGACACCACGCGTTCTCGCGCCCAGAAGGCCAACAAACAAGCCACGAAGCAGGCGAAGAAGTTGGCCAGGCGCTGA
- a CDS encoding nicotinamidase has translation MRALIIVDVQNDFCEGGSLAVAGAGAVVRAINALLAGDHGYDHVVATKDYHVNPGAHFADQPDFVDTWPRHCVAGTTGADFHPELDTGPIEAVFHKGAHTAAYSGFEGTADHTPLTDWLRARGVDDVDIAGIATDYCVRQTAADAARNGFKTRVLVDLTAGVAPATTSEALDEMRDRGVELVHSA, from the coding sequence ATGCGGGCGCTGATCATCGTCGACGTGCAGAACGACTTCTGCGAAGGGGGATCGCTGGCCGTCGCCGGGGCCGGCGCAGTGGTCCGCGCGATCAACGCGCTGCTGGCCGGGGACCACGGCTACGACCACGTCGTGGCGACCAAGGACTATCACGTGAACCCCGGAGCCCATTTCGCCGACCAACCCGACTTCGTCGACACGTGGCCGCGGCACTGTGTGGCCGGAACCACCGGTGCCGACTTCCATCCGGAACTCGACACCGGGCCCATCGAGGCGGTGTTCCACAAGGGGGCCCACACCGCCGCGTACAGCGGCTTCGAAGGGACCGCCGACCATACGCCGTTGACCGATTGGTTGCGCGCCCGTGGCGTCGATGACGTTGATATCGCCGGCATCGCCACCGACTACTGCGTGCGCCAGACCGCGGCCGACGCCGCACGGAACGGATTCAAAACCCGTGTCCTGGTGGATCTTACGGCCGGGGTCGCCCCCGCAACGACGTCAGAGGCGCTCGACGAGATGCGCGATCGCGGAGTCGAATTGGTTCACAGCGCGTGA
- a CDS encoding class I SAM-dependent methyltransferase has protein sequence MRVRRRRWIGVRLRFERRGRHSFEAYRRGADVIAFDMDAAGLADVDTLLQAMGEAGEAPASAKAQVVVGDALALPYPDGEFDCVIASEILEHIPQDDAAIAELIRVLKPGGTLAVTVPRWLPERICWLLSDEYHANEGGHIRIYKADQLQAKLVRGGLTFTHSHHAHALHSPFWWLKCAVGVEKPDHPAVKAYHQLLVWDMMSRPALTRVTEAALNPLVGKSVALYFEKPISNDSPV, from the coding sequence CTGCGCGTTCGGCGACGGCGGTGGATCGGTGTTCGACTTCGATTCGAGCGCCGTGGCCGTCACAGCTTCGAGGCGTACCGCCGCGGCGCCGACGTCATCGCCTTCGATATGGACGCCGCCGGGCTGGCCGATGTCGACACCCTCCTGCAGGCGATGGGCGAGGCCGGCGAGGCGCCCGCGTCAGCCAAGGCGCAGGTCGTGGTCGGCGACGCGCTCGCACTGCCCTACCCGGATGGCGAGTTCGACTGCGTGATCGCCTCGGAAATTCTCGAGCACATCCCGCAAGACGATGCCGCGATCGCCGAATTGATCCGGGTCCTCAAGCCCGGCGGCACGCTGGCGGTGACCGTGCCGCGGTGGCTGCCGGAACGGATCTGCTGGCTGCTGTCGGACGAATACCACGCCAACGAGGGCGGCCATATCCGGATCTACAAGGCCGACCAGTTGCAGGCCAAACTGGTTCGCGGCGGGCTCACCTTCACCCACTCACATCACGCCCACGCGCTGCACTCCCCGTTCTGGTGGCTGAAATGCGCTGTCGGTGTGGAGAAGCCGGATCACCCGGCAGTCAAGGCCTACCACCAGCTGCTGGTGTGGGACATGATGTCTCGCCCCGCTCTGACCAGAGTGACCGAAGCCGCACTCAATCCGCTGGTTGGCAAGAGTGTCGCCCTCTACTTCGAAAAGCCGATCTCGAATGACTCGCCGGTCTGA
- a CDS encoding ketosteroid isomerase family protein → MAELRTTLLDLVDRSPLMAAEHDRAGWVGLFAADGQVEDPVGSRPHAGLESIGRFYDTFIAPRQIVFHHEADLVSETTVIRDVVLEVGMGPSVTMRIPALLRYDLCEVRTQWRISRLRAYWELPAMVAQFAGNGLAAGPQALDLSRALIRNQGLRGSLGFASGFRGARFRGKRTVRAFLDAVSAGDQLRAWRSLGPGALITRGERNPVKFSTFSDEVAGTSWTKLIAAGSSVTASLRGPRPAVLIAELGAGGGAITRLQYFAE, encoded by the coding sequence ATGGCAGAACTACGCACCACTCTGCTCGACCTCGTCGATCGCTCCCCGCTGATGGCGGCTGAGCACGACCGTGCCGGCTGGGTGGGGCTGTTCGCCGCCGACGGTCAGGTCGAGGATCCGGTGGGTTCCCGGCCCCATGCCGGGCTGGAGAGCATTGGGCGGTTCTACGACACGTTCATCGCGCCGCGCCAAATTGTCTTCCATCATGAGGCCGATCTCGTCTCGGAGACAACGGTTATCCGCGACGTCGTCCTCGAAGTCGGGATGGGACCGTCGGTGACGATGCGCATTCCGGCGCTGTTGCGTTATGACCTGTGTGAGGTGAGGACGCAATGGCGGATTTCGCGTCTGCGGGCCTATTGGGAACTGCCGGCGATGGTCGCGCAGTTCGCCGGCAACGGGTTGGCGGCCGGTCCGCAGGCGCTGGATTTGAGTCGCGCACTGATCCGCAATCAGGGGCTGCGTGGGTCGCTGGGCTTCGCCTCGGGTTTTCGCGGCGCCCGATTCCGCGGCAAGCGCACCGTGCGCGCCTTCCTTGACGCGGTTTCAGCCGGCGACCAATTGCGAGCCTGGCGCTCACTGGGTCCCGGTGCATTGATCACCCGAGGCGAACGAAACCCGGTGAAGTTCAGCACATTCAGCGACGAAGTGGCAGGAACGTCCTGGACCAAGCTGATCGCCGCCGGCTCGTCGGTGACCGCCTCGCTGCGTGGTCCGCGGCCCGCAGTGCTGATCGCCGAACTGGGGGCTGGCGGCGGCGCGATCACCCGGCTGCAGTACTTCGCCGAATAG
- a CDS encoding RDD family protein, with amino-acid sequence MWIRLGARLIDGIITGVVVFALSFAFYASDSYGIVAGVLSGLLPFAYFVGFEVSQGWTPAKKLLGLSVRGPGGTPKPTAKQSAIRNAFMLLSIIPWVGWALGLVADIIIGVTINGSPTKQGKHDELAGGTQVVQG; translated from the coding sequence GTGTGGATTCGACTCGGCGCCCGGCTGATTGACGGGATCATCACCGGTGTCGTCGTGTTCGCACTCTCGTTTGCGTTCTATGCCAGCGACAGCTACGGCATTGTGGCGGGCGTCCTATCCGGCCTGCTGCCCTTCGCCTACTTCGTTGGCTTCGAGGTCTCGCAGGGTTGGACACCGGCTAAGAAGCTTCTGGGGCTCTCGGTCCGCGGACCCGGTGGCACCCCGAAGCCGACTGCCAAGCAGTCGGCGATCCGCAATGCCTTCATGCTGCTGTCGATCATCCCGTGGGTGGGCTGGGCGCTCGGCCTGGTCGCCGACATCATCATCGGTGTGACGATCAACGGCAGCCCGACCAAACAGGGAAAGCACGACGAACTGGCCGGTGGCACCCAGGTCGTCCAGGGCTGA
- a CDS encoding aminotransferase produces MTLFDFFQAEELPVPAVTPAQARDIAKTEFGLDAHVTPLGSQQDANFLLNTPDGDPIGVLKIANPAFSRIELEAQDAAAAHIRQIEPDVRTATNVNLAGVAAIAELRRDDGTVLHPRIIAHLDGGTMTGERYLTPARSAALGALAGRTVRALAGFDHPGVDRVLQWDLRHAQRTVEVLAPHITDTARRETVEAAAAAAWQLVADLSDDLPVQVIHGDLTDDNVVCGSPDSGSFPDGIIDLGDLTRSWTVGELAIAVSSLLRHAGGEPAATVGAIAAFHAVRPLAPAEIDALWPLVVLRAAVLVVSGIHQATIDADNDYATSAVEWEWRIFERAVEVPSEVMTAQIRAALGAGHAKDPLAVEGLLIGGLEPGSVTRLDLSAESDAMDCGRWLTAGCEEDLVAEALADGAAAVVTTFGQPRLTRSVPLSPQSAATVGTGVDLWPGSPLPITAPWSGALDAVSADSLTLTGTAGSLELRGALQVSGQLQPGQSVSAGTALGTIEGHVWLQSRRQPELAVPDFVRAEYAAGWLSLVDDPGVLLGLAPVTPSDGDGEALWRRRTDSFASVQEHYYLNPPRIERGWREHMLSNDARSYLDMVNNVAILGHGHPVLADAVARQWRRLNTNSRFNYGAVVELSERLAATLPEPLDTVFLVNSGSEAVDLALRLAMATTGRHDVVAVAEAYHGWTYATDAISTSVADNPNALATRPGWVHTVPSPNSYRGEHRGADAARYAPEAVAVIEGLAAQGKPPAAFICEPFYGNAGGMALPDGYLQAVYAAVRAAGGLAIADEVQVGYGRTGRSFWSFQQQDVVPDVVTVAKAMGNGQPLGAVITTREIAEKYRTQGYFFSSAGGSPVSCVVGLTVLDVVESEGLQHNALTVGEHLKTRIEELATRHELIGTVHGSGLYMGVELVRDRATLEPAVEETAAICERLRELGVIVQPTGDRQNVLKVKPPMCITAESADYFADMLDRVLSTGW; encoded by the coding sequence ATGACACTGTTCGACTTCTTCCAAGCCGAGGAGCTTCCGGTGCCGGCGGTCACTCCGGCACAGGCTCGCGATATCGCCAAGACCGAGTTCGGGCTCGACGCGCACGTCACCCCGCTGGGCAGCCAGCAGGACGCCAACTTTCTGCTGAACACGCCCGACGGCGATCCGATCGGGGTGCTCAAGATCGCCAACCCGGCGTTTTCCCGCATTGAGCTCGAGGCTCAGGACGCCGCGGCGGCTCATATCCGGCAGATCGAACCCGATGTCCGCACCGCCACGAATGTCAACCTGGCCGGCGTCGCTGCGATCGCCGAGCTACGGCGCGACGACGGCACGGTGCTGCACCCCCGGATCATCGCTCATCTCGACGGCGGCACCATGACCGGCGAGCGGTACCTCACGCCCGCCCGATCGGCGGCGCTGGGCGCGCTGGCCGGGCGCACGGTCCGGGCTCTGGCCGGCTTCGACCACCCGGGCGTCGATCGCGTCCTGCAGTGGGACTTGCGCCATGCCCAGCGCACGGTCGAAGTGCTGGCGCCCCACATCACCGATACAGCACGCCGGGAGACCGTCGAGGCAGCCGCCGCCGCGGCCTGGCAGCTGGTCGCCGACCTCAGCGACGACCTGCCAGTCCAGGTTATCCACGGCGACCTCACCGATGACAACGTGGTATGCGGTTCACCGGATAGCGGCAGCTTCCCTGACGGGATCATCGACCTGGGCGATCTCACCCGGTCCTGGACCGTCGGTGAACTGGCGATCGCGGTGTCGTCGCTGTTGCGCCACGCGGGTGGTGAACCCGCGGCCACCGTGGGCGCGATCGCCGCGTTCCACGCCGTGCGCCCGCTTGCCCCGGCCGAAATCGACGCGCTGTGGCCGCTGGTCGTTCTACGCGCCGCCGTGCTGGTGGTCAGCGGTATCCACCAGGCCACGATCGATGCCGATAATGACTACGCGACCAGCGCCGTCGAGTGGGAGTGGCGGATCTTCGAACGCGCTGTCGAGGTGCCCAGCGAGGTGATGACCGCCCAGATTCGCGCCGCGCTGGGTGCGGGGCACGCCAAAGATCCGCTGGCAGTCGAAGGCTTACTGATCGGCGGGCTGGAACCTGGCTCGGTGACCCGCCTGGATCTATCCGCCGAATCCGACGCGATGGACTGCGGCCGGTGGCTGACCGCCGGCTGCGAAGAAGACCTGGTTGCCGAGGCACTCGCCGATGGCGCCGCGGCGGTAGTGACCACCTTTGGTCAGCCGCGGCTGACTCGGTCGGTCCCCTTGAGTCCGCAGTCCGCGGCCACCGTCGGGACCGGTGTGGATCTCTGGCCGGGTTCACCGCTGCCGATCACGGCTCCGTGGAGCGGAGCGCTGGATGCCGTATCCGCTGACTCGCTGACCCTGACCGGCACCGCCGGTTCACTCGAGCTGCGCGGTGCGCTGCAGGTCAGCGGCCAGTTGCAGCCGGGCCAGAGTGTCAGCGCAGGCACCGCGCTGGGCACCATCGAGGGCCATGTCTGGTTGCAGAGCCGTAGGCAGCCAGAGCTGGCGGTCCCCGACTTCGTCCGGGCTGAATATGCCGCGGGCTGGCTGAGCCTGGTCGACGACCCCGGTGTGCTCCTCGGCCTGGCGCCAGTGACTCCGTCGGACGGCGACGGCGAGGCGCTGTGGCGCCGCCGGACGGACTCCTTCGCCAGCGTCCAGGAGCACTACTACCTCAACCCACCGCGCATCGAGCGCGGCTGGCGCGAGCACATGCTGTCCAACGACGCCCGCAGCTACCTCGACATGGTCAACAACGTCGCGATCCTCGGCCACGGCCATCCGGTGCTCGCCGATGCCGTCGCCCGGCAGTGGCGGCGGCTCAACACCAATTCCCGGTTCAACTACGGCGCCGTCGTCGAGCTGTCAGAGCGTCTGGCCGCCACCCTGCCCGAGCCGCTGGACACGGTGTTCCTGGTCAACTCCGGCTCCGAGGCCGTAGACCTGGCGCTGCGCCTGGCGATGGCCACGACCGGGCGCCACGACGTGGTGGCGGTGGCCGAGGCGTACCACGGCTGGACGTACGCCACCGACGCCATCTCGACATCGGTGGCCGACAATCCCAACGCACTGGCCACCCGGCCGGGCTGGGTGCACACGGTGCCCTCGCCCAACTCCTACCGCGGCGAGCATCGCGGAGCGGATGCGGCGCGCTACGCCCCCGAGGCCGTCGCAGTCATCGAAGGCCTTGCCGCACAAGGAAAACCACCCGCCGCTTTTATCTGTGAACCGTTCTACGGCAATGCCGGCGGGATGGCCCTGCCCGACGGCTATCTGCAGGCCGTCTATGCGGCGGTGCGCGCCGCCGGCGGGCTCGCTATCGCCGATGAGGTGCAGGTCGGCTACGGCCGCACCGGCCGGTCGTTCTGGAGCTTCCAGCAGCAGGACGTGGTGCCCGACGTCGTCACCGTCGCCAAAGCGATGGGTAACGGCCAGCCGCTCGGTGCGGTGATCACCACCCGAGAGATCGCCGAGAAGTACCGCACCCAGGGGTACTTCTTCTCCTCGGCCGGTGGCAGCCCGGTCTCCTGCGTGGTCGGGCTGACGGTGCTCGACGTGGTGGAGTCCGAGGGGCTCCAGCACAACGCCCTGACCGTCGGCGAGCACCTCAAGACCCGCATCGAAGAGCTGGCGACTCGCCACGAGCTGATCGGCACCGTGCACGGCAGTGGCTTGTACATGGGCGTCGAGCTGGTCCGTGATCGGGCGACTCTGGAACCCGCCGTCGAGGAGACCGCGGCGATCTGCGAGCGGCTGCGTGAGCTGGGCGTCATCGTCCAGCCCACCGGCGACCGGCAGAACGTGCTGAAGGTCAAGCCGCCGATGTGCATCACGGCCGAATCGGCCGATTACTTCGCCGATATGCTCGACCGGGTGCTCTCTACCGGCTGGTGA
- a CDS encoding DedA family protein: MTVDSILESIPPLAVYLAVGLIIGIESLGIPLPGEIALVSAALLASRHTLDIDPVWVGASATMGAIIGDTIGYTIGRKFGMGLFERLAKRFPKHFGTGHVALAKQLFSRWGVWAVFFGRFIALLRILAGPLAGALHMRYPQFLAANAAGALCWAGGTTAVVYYLGLAAEKWLSRFSWIALLVAIGVGIAMTMLLKERTKRLIAQLETEHDWETLRKPLT; this comes from the coding sequence GTGACGGTCGACTCGATTCTGGAATCCATCCCGCCGCTGGCGGTCTACCTGGCCGTCGGGCTGATCATCGGCATCGAAAGCCTCGGTATCCCGCTGCCGGGCGAGATCGCGCTGGTGAGTGCGGCACTACTGGCCTCGCGGCACACCCTCGACATCGACCCCGTCTGGGTGGGAGCTTCAGCCACCATGGGGGCCATCATCGGCGACACGATCGGCTACACGATCGGCCGCAAGTTCGGGATGGGACTGTTCGAGCGGCTCGCCAAACGCTTTCCGAAACACTTCGGCACGGGCCATGTGGCGCTGGCTAAACAGCTGTTCTCCCGGTGGGGTGTGTGGGCGGTCTTCTTCGGACGTTTCATCGCGCTGCTGCGCATCCTGGCCGGCCCGCTGGCCGGTGCGCTGCACATGCGTTACCCGCAGTTCCTGGCCGCCAACGCAGCCGGCGCGCTGTGCTGGGCCGGCGGCACCACCGCGGTGGTCTACTACCTCGGGCTGGCCGCCGAGAAATGGCTGTCTCGGTTCTCCTGGATCGCCCTGCTCGTCGCGATCGGTGTCGGTATCGCGATGACAATGCTGCTCAAGGAGCGCACCAAACGCCTGATCGCCCAACTCGAGACCGAGCACGACTGGGAAACCTTGCGCAAACCTCTGACGTAG